The following are from one region of the Candidatus Delongbacteria bacterium genome:
- a CDS encoding transposase: MGRPLRTHEADLILHVTAHAIPDRLCFPDETARILFLQHALQLQGHEACRLHAYAMMDNHLHLLLAGTSDGAICRFLQQVLGRHVQLLNRMQGRRGPCWHGRYSFIPILDESHLLNSHLYIEANPWRARLVEHPAESGWTSYGCKGLGREEELLTPHEVLRHLGGSTEDWHSAYARLMDEYIRTAVRFKPPIRIPVCADPLAGLHVCMVKVE, from the coding sequence ATGGGACGACCCCTGCGCACCCACGAAGCAGACCTGATCCTGCACGTCACGGCCCACGCCATTCCTGATCGCCTGTGCTTTCCCGACGAGACAGCCCGCATCCTTTTTCTCCAGCACGCCCTCCAGCTCCAGGGCCACGAAGCCTGCCGCCTGCACGCCTACGCCATGATGGACAATCACCTGCACTTGCTGCTGGCGGGGACATCGGATGGAGCGATCTGCCGCTTCCTGCAGCAGGTGCTGGGGCGGCACGTGCAGCTGCTCAACCGAATGCAGGGCCGGCGCGGTCCCTGTTGGCACGGACGCTACTCCTTCATCCCCATCCTGGATGAGTCGCACCTGCTCAACAGCCACTTGTACATCGAGGCCAATCCGTGGCGGGCCAGGCTGGTGGAGCACCCGGCGGAATCAGGTTGGACGAGCTATGGATGCAAAGGGCTGGGGCGCGAGGAAGAGCTGCTCACTCCGCACGAAGTTCTGCGCCACCTGGGAGGAAGCACCGAGGATTGGCACAGCGCCTACGCCCGCCTGATGGACGAGTACATCCGCACGGCCGTCCGCTTCAAACCACCAATCCGCATCCCCGTGTGCGCCGATCCGCTGGCCGGCCTGCACGTTTGCATGGTCAAGGTCGAGTAA